From Peromyscus eremicus chromosome 3, PerEre_H2_v1, whole genome shotgun sequence, one genomic window encodes:
- the C3H12orf71 gene encoding uncharacterized protein C12orf71 homolog — MTASPSSSDYSSTEDSASECQSYQSLSIGHYPPENTFSYEEMFSCEEAASMDSSIHFLPPIQGTWGTESVRRLFRKRDQMKGDPEQFCKLSITLAWDTDVGSDHADSLANLDLNGHHQWMDKWPEDRTKLTLCKLDNLVQKLETFLEKEKGSQHDGHALPESTQNKDVHLTSTPPPLLDICQDLPKHKTPENEDICQILENPPRLQKDEVVEISQIAQSSLETSPVPSTQQEDASHSYSVFCLNFRWIFNWLRTQVFSRLRREHPSQATTSWHQKAARKIHSLRGNRIQPQE; from the exons ATGACAGCTTCACCCTCTAGCAGTGACTACAGTAGCACAGAGGACTCTGCTTCCGAATGCCAATCTTACCAGAGCCTCTCGATTGGCCACTACCCCCCTGAGAACACGTTTTCCTATGAGGAGATGTTCTCCTGTGAGGAGGCAGCCTCCATGGATTCTTCCATCCACTTCCTCCCTCCTATCCAAGGTACCTGGGGGACAGAGAGTGTAAGGAGACTCTTCCGGAAACGAGATCAGATGAAGGGTGACCCAGAGCAGTTCTGCAAGCTAAGCATCACGCTGGCCTGGGATACTGATGTGGGGTCTGACCATGCAGACTCTCTAGCTAATCTGGATTTAAATGGCCACCACCAGTGGATGGATAAGTGGCCAGAAGACAGGACAAAACTGACTCTCTGCAAACTGGATAACCTAGTACAGAAACTCGAGAcatttctagaaaaagaaaaaggtagccAACATGATGGTCATGCACTCCCTGAATCTACTCAGAACAAAGACGTCCACCTGACCAGTACTCCCCCTCCACTCCTTGACATTTGTCAAGACTTGCCCAAGCACAAAACACCAGAAAATGAAGATATCTGTCAGATCCTAGAGAATCCTCCAAGGCTACAGAAAGATGAAGTTGTG GAGATAAGCCAGATAGCTCAAAGCTCCTTGGAGACCTCCCCGGTGCCATCCACTCAGCAGGAGGATGCTTCTCACTCATATAGTGTATTCTGTCTGAACTTTCGGTGGATCTTCAACTGGCTGAGGACACAAGTCTTCTCCCGATTAAGGAGAGAACACCCTAGCCAGGCCACCACAAGCTGGCACCAGAAGGCAGCAAGGAAGATACATTCTCTTAGAGGCAACAGAATCCAACCTCAAGAATGA